A single Natrinema pellirubrum DSM 15624 DNA region contains:
- a CDS encoding RAD55 family ATPase, which translates to MVGRLDTGIDVLDRKLDGGLPPGCIVAYTAEPASQSELLLYELTAARGTLYLTTERDDDAVRHAIETSPSSVGSPTVRHVTGEDTLEEATRLIGALPDGANLIIDTMDVLERCDTDEYIAFLNELKSHMLETGSIAVLHCLKGEDEPPNRSRTYHAADAVFDLRTEISGTELENHLTIPKFRGGSQPTDAIKLELTEEVAIDTSRDIA; encoded by the coding sequence ATGGTCGGCCGGCTAGACACTGGGATCGACGTCCTTGACCGGAAACTCGACGGTGGGCTCCCCCCGGGGTGTATCGTCGCGTACACCGCCGAGCCGGCCAGCCAGTCCGAACTCCTCCTCTACGAACTCACGGCCGCCCGCGGCACGCTGTATCTCACCACTGAGCGCGACGACGACGCCGTCCGTCACGCCATCGAGACCTCGCCTTCCTCGGTCGGCAGCCCGACGGTCAGGCACGTCACCGGTGAGGACACCCTCGAGGAGGCGACCCGACTCATCGGCGCCTTGCCCGACGGCGCGAACCTCATCATCGATACGATGGACGTCCTCGAGCGCTGTGACACCGACGAGTACATCGCCTTCCTCAACGAACTCAAGTCGCACATGCTGGAGACGGGCAGCATCGCCGTCCTCCACTGTCTGAAAGGGGAGGACGAGCCCCCGAACCGATCCCGGACCTACCACGCCGCCGACGCCGTCTTCGACCTGCGGACCGAGATCTCGGGGACCGAACTCGAGAACCACCTCACGATCCCGAAGTTCCGCGGCGGGAGCCAGCCGACCGACGCGATCAAGCTCGAACTCACCGAGGAAGTGGCGATCGACACGAGCCGCGATATCGCCTGA
- a CDS encoding FKBP-type peptidyl-prolyl cis-trans isomerase, whose amino-acid sequence MTEEQEAEPDEQADDVDEEVADGLQEGDFVELEYTAYTVEDDQLVDTTDPEVAEEEGVDEQGQEFKPRTIVVGEGHIFEAVEDDIVGSEPGDAGTVTVPAEDAFGEYDPDDVQTVSAEKIDEDDRYPGANVQIEGQQGYISTIIGGRARVDFNHPLAGEDVEYEYTIVEEVDDREQQAAGLFEMYLGMEPELWIETDEVEEEVPVEPDEDDEDAEPEFETETVEKETLYLEATPQMTMNQQWMMGKQQIGQDIIEKVGVDRVIVQEVIDGMGGMGMGGMMGGMGGMGGGDIEEALEDADVDADEIVDELEGAEE is encoded by the coding sequence ATGACTGAGGAACAAGAAGCCGAGCCAGACGAGCAGGCCGATGACGTCGACGAAGAAGTAGCCGACGGACTCCAAGAGGGCGACTTCGTCGAACTCGAGTACACCGCCTACACTGTCGAGGACGACCAGTTGGTCGACACGACCGACCCCGAGGTCGCCGAGGAAGAGGGCGTTGACGAGCAGGGCCAGGAGTTCAAGCCCCGAACGATCGTCGTCGGCGAGGGCCACATCTTCGAGGCCGTCGAGGACGACATCGTCGGCTCCGAGCCCGGCGACGCCGGCACCGTGACCGTCCCCGCCGAGGACGCCTTCGGCGAATACGACCCCGACGACGTCCAGACGGTCAGCGCCGAGAAGATCGACGAGGACGACCGCTACCCCGGCGCGAACGTGCAGATCGAGGGCCAGCAGGGCTACATCAGCACGATCATCGGCGGCCGCGCCCGCGTCGACTTCAACCACCCGCTGGCCGGCGAGGACGTCGAGTACGAGTACACGATCGTCGAGGAAGTCGACGACCGCGAACAGCAGGCCGCCGGTCTCTTCGAGATGTACCTCGGGATGGAGCCCGAACTCTGGATCGAGACCGACGAGGTCGAAGAAGAGGTCCCCGTCGAACCCGACGAGGACGACGAGGACGCTGAGCCCGAATTCGAGACCGAAACGGTCGAGAAGGAGACGCTCTACCTCGAGGCCACGCCCCAGATGACCATGAACCAGCAGTGGATGATGGGCAAACAGCAGATCGGGCAGGACATCATCGAGAAGGTCGGCGTCGACCGCGTCATCGTCCAGGAAGTCATCGACGGCATGGGTGGCATGGGCATGGGCGGTATGATGGGCGGCATGGGCGGTATGGGCGGCGGCGACATCGAGGAGGCCCTCGAGGACGCCGACGTCGACGCCGACGAGATCGTCGACGAACTCGAAGGCGCAGAAGAGTAA
- the cyaB gene encoding class IV adenylate cyclase has translation MYEVEVKVPADLAAVRERLVALEATPEGAVVQVDTYYDAPHRAFVETDEALRIRSERPEDGEAETRITYKGPLVDDESKTREEVETAVADGEKVDAILTNLGFEPAATVRKERERFSLEGYTVTLDSVADVGDYVEVETELESEAELESAREGAYDVLERLGLDPDEQLRTSYLGLLLES, from the coding sequence ATGTACGAGGTCGAAGTAAAGGTCCCCGCCGACCTCGCGGCCGTCCGTGAGCGGCTCGTGGCCCTCGAGGCGACGCCCGAGGGTGCGGTCGTGCAGGTCGATACCTACTACGACGCGCCCCATCGGGCGTTCGTCGAGACCGACGAGGCGTTGCGGATCCGGTCGGAGCGACCCGAAGACGGCGAGGCGGAGACCCGCATCACCTACAAGGGGCCGCTCGTCGACGACGAGTCCAAGACCCGCGAGGAGGTCGAGACCGCCGTCGCGGACGGCGAGAAGGTCGACGCGATCCTGACGAACCTCGGCTTCGAGCCCGCCGCGACGGTCCGGAAAGAGCGCGAGCGGTTCTCGCTCGAGGGGTATACCGTCACCCTCGATTCGGTCGCCGACGTCGGCGACTACGTCGAGGTCGAGACCGAACTCGAGTCCGAAGCGGAACTCGAGTCCGCCCGTGAGGGGGCCTACGACGTCCTCGAGCGGCTGGGGCTGGATCCCGACGAGCAGCTCCGAACGTCGTATCTCGGCCTGTTGCTCGAGTCCTGA
- a CDS encoding methionine adenosyltransferase, with protein sequence MSERNIRIESIDRQAVEDQEVEIVERKGIGHPDSICDGIAESVAGALAREYLDRVGEVLHFNTDETQLVAGEAAPAFGGGEVVDPIYLLIVGRATKHYEGQTIPAETIALRAAREYLEANIPQLTVGEDVVVDVKLGEGSGDLQEVFGEDEVSVPMANDTSFGVGHAPLTETEQIVLEAERRLNGEYADEHPELGPDVKIMGKREGDEIDVTVAAAMVDEYVADLDEYVEAVESVREFVDGVARDHTDRAVDVHVNTADDYDEGSIYLTVTGTSAEQGDDGSVGRGNRANGLITPNRSMSMEATSGKNPVNHIGKIYNLLSTAIAEEVVGEVDGIRDLRVRLLSQIGRPIDQPHVADVQVVTDDGVSVADVEDDVAAIVDAELADVTGITRSVIEGELSTF encoded by the coding sequence ATGAGCGAGCGGAACATCCGTATCGAATCCATCGACCGGCAGGCGGTCGAGGATCAGGAGGTCGAAATCGTCGAACGAAAGGGAATCGGTCACCCCGACTCCATCTGTGATGGCATCGCCGAGAGCGTCGCCGGGGCGCTTGCCCGCGAGTATCTGGACCGCGTCGGCGAAGTACTGCACTTCAACACCGACGAGACCCAGCTCGTCGCGGGCGAGGCCGCGCCCGCCTTCGGCGGCGGCGAGGTCGTCGACCCGATCTATCTACTGATCGTCGGCCGCGCGACCAAACACTACGAGGGCCAGACGATTCCCGCCGAGACGATCGCGCTGCGAGCGGCGCGGGAGTACCTCGAGGCAAACATCCCGCAACTGACCGTCGGCGAGGACGTCGTCGTCGACGTCAAGCTCGGCGAGGGCAGCGGCGATCTGCAGGAGGTCTTCGGCGAGGACGAAGTCAGCGTCCCGATGGCAAACGACACCAGCTTCGGTGTCGGCCACGCGCCGCTGACCGAGACGGAGCAGATCGTCCTCGAGGCCGAGCGACGGCTGAACGGCGAGTACGCCGACGAACACCCCGAACTCGGGCCGGACGTGAAGATCATGGGCAAACGCGAGGGCGACGAGATCGACGTCACCGTCGCGGCCGCGATGGTCGACGAGTACGTCGCCGATCTCGACGAGTACGTCGAGGCAGTCGAGTCGGTTCGCGAGTTCGTCGACGGCGTCGCACGCGACCACACCGATCGCGCGGTCGACGTCCACGTCAACACGGCCGACGACTACGACGAGGGGTCGATCTATCTCACGGTGACGGGCACCTCCGCCGAACAGGGCGACGACGGCTCCGTCGGTCGCGGCAACCGCGCCAACGGACTCATCACGCCGAACCGCTCGATGTCGATGGAAGCGACCAGCGGCAAGAACCCGGTCAATCACATCGGGAAGATCTACAACCTGCTCTCGACGGCGATCGCCGAGGAGGTCGTCGGCGAGGTCGACGGCATCCGCGACCTGCGCGTGCGACTGCTCTCCCAGATCGGCCGGCCGATCGACCAGCCCCACGTCGCCGACGTTCAGGTCGTTACCGACGACGGCGTCTCGGTCGCGGACGTCGAGGACGACGTCGCGGCCATCGTCGACGCGGAACTCGCCGACGTCACCGGGATCACGCGCAGCGTGATCGAGGGCGAACTCTCGACGTTCTGA
- a CDS encoding MFS transporter → MNLPSSGSNRVVYAVVASTFFVGFGGGVVFPILPNLGEVLGISAFMVGVILSANRWTRLVANGPAGALVDRIGTRKPFVAGLAIEGAATAGYVVAITSSVPEFWFVLARVCWGVGSALVFATAYTITADVSDAGSRGESMGIVRAGITFGFPAGMVLGGIVSEVYSNATAFVLAACFAGLASIIAYFIVPETHVDSPDTSIKPWDLETTLPALTVGLVNFGLYFAYFGVLFSTLVLYLDAESTVLTLEFAGVGLEYGEQGTSGLLMAVSALSGALFTILGGKISDTVGARVPVLLVFLVTSCLGFAVLTLAPSLSIVVGACALIGAGQGGVGGPLTALLADLTPEDRMGRAMGTNNVFGDVGGAVGPLLSLPFAEAIGFDVLYALSATIPLLAGATLVVGIYTYTGSLSPTVEESIV, encoded by the coding sequence GTGAACCTCCCCTCAAGCGGTTCGAATCGCGTGGTCTACGCCGTCGTCGCGAGTACCTTCTTCGTCGGTTTCGGCGGCGGGGTCGTCTTCCCGATCCTGCCGAACCTCGGCGAGGTACTCGGGATCTCGGCGTTTATGGTCGGCGTCATCCTCTCGGCGAACCGCTGGACGCGGCTGGTCGCCAACGGGCCGGCCGGCGCGCTCGTCGACCGGATCGGGACCCGGAAACCGTTCGTCGCGGGGCTGGCGATCGAAGGGGCCGCGACCGCGGGCTACGTCGTCGCGATCACGTCGTCGGTGCCCGAGTTCTGGTTCGTCCTCGCGCGGGTCTGCTGGGGGGTCGGCAGCGCCCTCGTGTTCGCGACGGCCTACACCATCACCGCCGACGTCAGCGACGCCGGATCGCGGGGCGAGAGCATGGGGATCGTCCGCGCCGGGATCACGTTCGGCTTCCCCGCGGGCATGGTACTGGGCGGGATCGTCAGCGAGGTCTACAGCAACGCGACGGCCTTCGTCCTCGCTGCCTGCTTCGCCGGGCTGGCGAGTATCATCGCCTACTTCATCGTCCCCGAGACCCACGTCGACAGTCCTGATACCTCGATCAAGCCGTGGGACCTCGAGACCACCCTCCCCGCGCTGACCGTCGGCCTGGTCAACTTCGGACTCTACTTCGCGTACTTCGGCGTCCTCTTCTCGACGCTCGTGTTGTACCTCGACGCGGAGTCGACGGTCCTTACCCTCGAGTTCGCCGGCGTCGGCCTCGAGTACGGCGAGCAGGGGACCTCCGGGCTGCTGATGGCCGTCTCGGCGCTGTCGGGCGCGCTCTTTACCATTCTCGGCGGAAAGATCAGCGACACCGTCGGGGCTCGCGTTCCGGTGTTGCTCGTTTTCCTCGTGACGAGCTGTCTCGGGTTCGCCGTCCTGACGCTCGCGCCGTCGCTCTCGATCGTCGTCGGGGCCTGCGCCCTGATCGGTGCGGGACAGGGTGGCGTCGGCGGCCCGCTGACCGCACTCTTGGCCGACCTCACGCCCGAGGACCGGATGGGACGGGCGATGGGGACCAACAACGTCTTCGGCGACGTCGGCGGCGCGGTCGGCCCGCTGCTCTCGCTGCCCTTCGCCGAGGCGATCGGCTTCGACGTGCTGTACGCGCTCAGCGCGACGATCCCGCTGCTGGCCGGGGCGACCCTCGTGGTCGGGATCTATACCTACACCGGCAGCCTGAGCCCGACGGTCGAGGAATCGATCGTCTGA
- a CDS encoding tRNA sulfurtransferase, which translates to MHPPGADTVLVRHGDVNTKSNTVKRYMEDLLAENLEALLSARSIPGEVERRWSRPLIHTDADAVEAATDAATDTFGVVSASPALTTSTEKARILEALEETAREHYDGGTFAVEARRADKSLPYDSEDLAREAGNAIWAAVEDEFEPDVDLDDPDLTFGVEVREDAAFHYLEQREGPGGLPLGSQEPVIALVSGGIDSPVAAYEMMRRGSPIVPAYVDLGDYGGIDHEARAMETVRLLSDYAPNFDMQVYRIPGGETVDLLVRQMEQGRMLSLRRFFYRAAETLAERVNADGIVTGEAAGQKSSQTVRNLGVTSRATRLPIHRPLLTWDKQDIVARAREIGTFSDSTIDAGCNRVTPDQVETNARLKPLLEHEPDDLLERAEEAAKRAELVEP; encoded by the coding sequence ATGCACCCCCCGGGAGCCGACACCGTCCTCGTCCGTCACGGGGACGTCAACACCAAGAGCAACACCGTCAAGCGGTACATGGAGGACCTCCTCGCCGAAAACCTCGAGGCCCTCCTGTCCGCACGGTCGATTCCCGGCGAGGTCGAGCGCCGGTGGAGCCGGCCGCTGATCCACACCGACGCCGACGCCGTCGAGGCCGCCACCGACGCCGCGACCGACACCTTCGGCGTCGTCTCCGCCAGCCCCGCCCTGACCACCAGCACGGAGAAAGCGCGGATCCTCGAGGCCCTCGAGGAGACGGCCCGCGAACACTACGACGGCGGGACGTTCGCCGTCGAGGCCCGCCGAGCGGACAAGAGCCTGCCCTACGACAGCGAGGACCTCGCCCGCGAGGCGGGCAACGCCATCTGGGCGGCCGTCGAGGACGAGTTCGAGCCCGACGTCGATCTCGACGATCCCGACCTGACCTTCGGCGTCGAGGTCCGCGAAGACGCGGCCTTCCACTACCTCGAGCAGCGCGAGGGGCCGGGTGGGCTCCCGCTGGGTTCCCAGGAGCCGGTCATCGCCCTGGTCAGCGGCGGCATCGACTCGCCGGTCGCGGCCTACGAGATGATGCGTCGCGGCAGCCCGATCGTGCCGGCCTACGTCGACCTCGGTGACTACGGCGGGATCGACCACGAGGCCCGCGCGATGGAGACGGTCCGACTCCTCTCGGACTACGCGCCGAACTTCGACATGCAGGTCTACCGGATCCCTGGCGGCGAGACGGTCGACCTACTCGTCCGGCAGATGGAACAGGGCCGGATGCTTTCCCTGCGGCGCTTTTTCTACCGGGCCGCCGAGACGCTGGCCGAACGCGTCAACGCCGACGGCATCGTCACCGGGGAGGCCGCCGGCCAGAAGTCCAGCCAGACCGTCCGCAACCTCGGGGTCACCAGCCGCGCGACCCGGCTCCCGATCCACCGGCCGCTCCTAACCTGGGACAAGCAGGACATCGTCGCCCGCGCCCGCGAGATCGGCACCTTCAGCGACTCGACGATCGACGCCGGCTGCAACCGCGTCACTCCCGATCAGGTCGAGACTAACGCCCGCCTGAAGCCCCTGCTCGAGCACGAGCCGGACGACCTGCTCGAGCGCGCCGAAGAAGCCGCGAAACGGGCCGAACTGGTCGAACCCTGA
- a CDS encoding DUF5804 family protein, with protein MTRVCLIGEAGSDLQYELLSRETAREALATYDLERPFENSLALRTVSVGAAVSLLNDLNWYCTRFVDEAFVQEPSISDDEWLSRALATQLRNGEVDADETGEFCKIYGLERVAPAVDDEVDTPDTAAPSGDDESTTASEGGENEATAASSGAGGGPTYRLVEPLYVRRTDGDLPEYDLRDVAETLVVRLTETEYTP; from the coding sequence GTGACCCGCGTCTGTCTCATCGGCGAGGCCGGGAGCGACCTCCAGTACGAACTCCTCTCGCGGGAGACGGCCCGCGAGGCGCTCGCGACCTACGACTTGGAGCGGCCGTTCGAGAACTCGCTGGCCCTGCGGACGGTCAGCGTCGGGGCCGCCGTCTCGCTGCTGAACGACCTGAACTGGTACTGCACGCGGTTCGTCGACGAGGCGTTCGTCCAGGAACCGAGCATCAGCGACGACGAGTGGCTCTCGCGAGCGCTCGCGACGCAACTCCGGAACGGCGAGGTCGACGCCGACGAGACCGGCGAGTTCTGCAAGATCTACGGCCTCGAGCGAGTCGCCCCCGCCGTCGACGACGAGGTCGACACACCTGATACGGCGGCCCCGAGCGGGGACGACGAGTCCACGACCGCGAGCGAGGGTGGAGAAAACGAAGCCACTGCAGCCTCGAGCGGAGCCGGCGGGGGACCGACCTATCGGCTCGTCGAGCCGCTGTACGTCCGGCGAACGGACGGCGATCTTCCGGAGTACGATCTCCGGGACGTCGCGGAGACGCTGGTCGTTCGCCTGACCGAGACGGAATATACGCCGTAG
- a CDS encoding PLP-dependent cysteine synthase family protein yields the protein MKGSILDTIGSPLVQVDSPEGATVAAKIESFNPGGSAKDRPAREMVRAAERDGLIEPGDWLVEPTSGNTGIGLALVAAARDYDLTIVMPSDKSKERQQVMAAYGADLELVDGNMEDARARAEELEAEGAVQLGQFENPANPEAHYKTTGPEIIEQVGDREIDAFVAGVGTGGTISGIGRRLREEYPEMEIVAVEPERNAVLSTGESGNDEFQGMGPGFVSDNLDLDLLDRVETVALEDAEAECRRLAREEGILVGQSSGATSLVSQRVAREIADPALECPEVPTAFDEGTQPASPETDGGQVDDCPLVVTVFWDSGERYLSTGLFD from the coding sequence ATGAAAGGGAGTATCCTAGACACGATCGGCTCGCCGCTGGTCCAGGTCGACTCGCCGGAGGGCGCGACGGTCGCGGCCAAGATCGAATCGTTCAATCCCGGCGGCTCGGCCAAGGACCGGCCGGCCCGCGAGATGGTACGGGCCGCCGAACGCGACGGGCTGATCGAACCCGGCGACTGGCTCGTCGAACCCACGAGCGGCAATACGGGGATCGGCCTCGCGCTCGTCGCGGCTGCCCGCGACTACGACCTGACGATCGTCATGCCGTCGGACAAATCGAAGGAACGCCAACAGGTCATGGCGGCCTACGGGGCCGACCTCGAGTTGGTCGACGGCAACATGGAAGATGCCCGCGCCCGCGCGGAGGAACTCGAGGCCGAGGGTGCGGTCCAGCTCGGCCAGTTCGAGAACCCCGCGAACCCCGAGGCCCACTACAAGACGACCGGGCCGGAGATCATCGAACAGGTCGGCGACCGCGAGATCGACGCCTTCGTCGCCGGCGTCGGCACCGGCGGCACCATCTCGGGGATCGGCCGACGGCTCCGCGAGGAGTATCCCGAGATGGAGATCGTCGCCGTCGAACCCGAACGAAACGCCGTCCTCTCGACCGGCGAATCCGGCAACGACGAGTTCCAGGGGATGGGGCCGGGCTTCGTCAGCGACAACCTCGATCTCGACCTGCTCGATCGCGTCGAGACGGTGGCGCTCGAGGACGCCGAGGCGGAGTGTCGCCGCCTCGCGCGCGAAGAGGGAATCCTCGTGGGCCAATCGAGCGGCGCGACCAGTCTCGTCTCCCAGCGGGTCGCCCGCGAGATCGCCGATCCCGCCCTCGAGTGTCCGGAGGTCCCGACGGCGTTCGACGAGGGCACGCAACCGGCCTCGCCCGAGACCGACGGCGGACAGGTCGACGACTGCCCGCTCGTCGTCACGGTCTTCTGGGACAGCGGCGAGCGCTATCTCTCGACCGGCCTCTTCGATTGA
- a CDS encoding aspartate aminotransferase family protein: MDLDNPDHKELYRERTQGNKEFFERAKKVTPLGVESNVRHFDPYPIYVNRAEGSYVYDVDGNEYLDFLMALGPKILGHNHPAVTEAVKEQAERADLTATPQVISIELMEKIVDWVPSIEKVRLTNSGSEATMHALRVARSYTGNDKIAKPEGGYGGAHDYLLQSVLADEDALGDEKRPNTVSYGSGIPDQISDLTVAFPFNDKEATEEILREHADDLAAVIIEPVMFSAGCLKPQDGYHEFLRDLTDELDIVLIWDEVMTGFRLAPGGAQERFGIEPDMTTFAKAVGGGYQMAGFGGTADIMNEIIPPDESNAQESWQTTAFHGGTYNGHPVSAAASLKTLEVLEEEDVYADIDRKGELLFDGLQDVIDDVGIPAHVEYIGSAGQVLMMDDDLDGFRDLFGANGDQFNDWFVEAAARGVLFGIPPQGERFFTAYSHTEDEIERALEVAEDAFKAVDHEYDQ, translated from the coding sequence ATGGACCTGGACAACCCCGACCACAAAGAACTGTACCGTGAACGCACACAGGGTAACAAGGAGTTTTTCGAACGTGCGAAGAAAGTGACGCCGCTCGGTGTCGAATCCAACGTGCGACATTTCGATCCGTATCCGATCTACGTGAATCGCGCGGAAGGATCGTACGTTTACGACGTCGACGGGAACGAATACCTCGACTTCTTGATGGCTCTCGGTCCCAAAATCTTGGGTCACAATCACCCTGCTGTTACTGAAGCAGTGAAAGAACAAGCAGAGAGGGCTGATCTAACCGCCACTCCACAGGTCATCAGTATCGAACTGATGGAAAAAATCGTCGATTGGGTTCCCAGTATCGAGAAGGTCCGTTTGACAAACAGCGGTTCGGAAGCGACCATGCACGCTCTCCGCGTAGCTCGATCGTATACTGGCAACGACAAGATCGCCAAACCGGAAGGTGGCTACGGCGGTGCACACGATTATCTTCTCCAGAGCGTCCTCGCTGACGAAGACGCATTGGGAGACGAAAAACGGCCGAATACGGTGTCATACGGGTCGGGAATTCCAGACCAAATCAGCGATCTCACTGTCGCGTTCCCCTTCAACGATAAGGAAGCGACGGAGGAAATCCTCCGAGAACACGCCGATGACTTAGCCGCAGTCATCATCGAGCCGGTTATGTTTTCAGCTGGCTGTCTGAAACCGCAGGACGGCTACCACGAATTCCTCCGTGACCTGACGGACGAGTTGGACATCGTCCTGATTTGGGACGAAGTCATGACCGGCTTCCGTCTCGCTCCGGGTGGCGCCCAAGAGCGGTTCGGGATCGAACCGGACATGACGACGTTCGCGAAAGCGGTCGGCGGGGGATATCAGATGGCCGGATTCGGCGGAACGGCCGACATCATGAACGAGATTATCCCACCGGACGAATCCAACGCACAAGAGAGTTGGCAGACGACGGCGTTCCACGGTGGAACGTACAACGGCCACCCCGTCTCGGCAGCCGCCTCGCTAAAGACCCTCGAGGTCCTCGAGGAGGAGGACGTCTACGCCGACATCGATCGAAAAGGGGAACTGCTCTTCGATGGGTTACAGGACGTCATCGACGACGTCGGCATTCCGGCCCACGTCGAGTACATCGGTTCGGCGGGTCAGGTCCTCATGATGGATGACGACCTGGACGGGTTCCGCGATCTGTTCGGCGCAAACGGCGACCAGTTCAACGACTGGTTCGTCGAGGCCGCTGCTCGCGGCGTTCTCTTCGGCATTCCGCCGCAAGGCGAGCGGTTCTTTACTGCGTATAGCCACACCGAGGACGAAATCGAACGCGCCCTCGAGGTAGCCGAGGATGCGTTCAAGGCGGTCGACCACGAGTACGACCAATAA
- a CDS encoding Na+/H+ antiporter NhaC-like protein: protein MLTPLTILVLAWTIGSVVEQLGTGEYVATYATMVLTPETLPIVVLLIGSFMAFTMGDSWAVMAVLTPIAVPLAWELTASHTMVAVVVGATFSGAIFGDHSSPVAPTTVLAATFTGADLIDHVRTQVYYALTVVAVSTVLLLTWGYGSPIWGRSIWAAVALLLVGSVLLTGIVYFLSGWDARRKNISATVTNHETHSVEAGDD, encoded by the coding sequence ATGCTGACGCCGCTGACGATCCTCGTGTTGGCGTGGACTATTGGCTCTGTCGTCGAACAGCTGGGAACTGGCGAATACGTTGCAACGTACGCGACGATGGTATTGACGCCTGAAACGCTCCCCATCGTTGTTCTGCTGATTGGATCGTTCATGGCGTTTACGATGGGCGACTCTTGGGCCGTTATGGCGGTTCTGACTCCCATCGCAGTTCCGCTCGCCTGGGAGCTTACCGCCAGTCACACGATGGTCGCTGTCGTCGTCGGCGCAACGTTCTCAGGAGCCATCTTCGGAGATCACTCTTCGCCAGTTGCTCCAACGACGGTACTCGCGGCGACGTTCACCGGAGCGGACCTGATAGACCACGTCCGAACACAGGTTTACTACGCGCTCACTGTCGTCGCAGTTTCCACGGTCTTACTCCTGACGTGGGGGTACGGTTCCCCCATTTGGGGACGCTCGATCTGGGCAGCCGTCGCACTACTTCTCGTTGGGAGCGTCCTCCTGACCGGTATCGTTTATTTCCTTTCGGGATGGGACGCGAGGCGAAAGAACATCTCGGCTACCGTCACGAATCACGAAACGCATAGCGTGGAGGCCGGTGATGACTGA
- a CDS encoding ISH3-like element ISH27-2 family transposase — MSTTQQADSEIHEDQLLNFLVNCLDEEVSLNLANNAEIGAEDIYEVLVGATADGTSISTLCNSSEDSPSANTILYHLRTKFEPERLERVANTLLRRDIVELLPEQVEVCADLHLRPYYGDEDDTENLYHSEAKRGTTAFHAYATLYARVKNKRYTLAVRRLEDGDTASSVLAEFLGVLDGLDTDVKAVYLDRGFYDSKCLTLLQTHNYAYVVPIIRWGEAIQQELSEGWSRVIQHDLTGKLDGHSWTVEFPVYIDCTYLNGRYDEHGVARHGYAADAPFIENPRDARYHYSKRFGIESSYRLSEQAIATTTTRDSTVRLLYVVVSLLLQNTWRYLHYEYVATPRRGGRRLWWWPYKEFVNMVRRAAWTALAVRRAVPANRPPDDRFHR; from the coding sequence GTGTCTACGACCCAGCAAGCAGACAGTGAGATTCACGAGGACCAGCTCCTTAACTTCCTCGTCAACTGCCTTGACGAGGAAGTTTCTCTCAACCTCGCCAACAACGCTGAAATCGGTGCAGAGGACATCTACGAGGTCCTCGTCGGCGCGACCGCCGACGGGACCTCGATCTCGACGCTGTGCAACTCCAGTGAAGACTCCCCATCGGCGAACACGATTCTCTATCATCTACGGACGAAGTTCGAGCCGGAACGGCTCGAACGCGTCGCTAACACGCTTCTTCGCCGAGACATCGTCGAACTGCTCCCCGAGCAGGTGGAGGTCTGCGCAGACCTCCACCTGCGGCCCTACTACGGTGATGAAGACGACACGGAGAACCTCTATCACTCGGAAGCCAAGCGTGGAACCACCGCATTCCACGCCTACGCCACACTCTACGCGCGTGTGAAGAACAAACGCTACACGCTGGCGGTGCGCCGTCTCGAAGACGGCGACACCGCCAGCAGCGTCCTCGCTGAGTTCCTCGGTGTCCTCGACGGCCTTGACACCGACGTCAAGGCCGTCTATCTTGATCGCGGATTCTACGACAGCAAGTGTCTCACGCTGTTACAGACGCACAACTACGCCTACGTTGTCCCGATCATCCGGTGGGGTGAAGCGATTCAGCAGGAACTCTCGGAAGGGTGGAGTCGCGTCATCCAACACGATCTGACGGGGAAACTCGACGGTCACAGCTGGACCGTCGAGTTTCCCGTCTACATCGACTGTACGTACCTGAACGGACGGTACGACGAGCACGGCGTGGCGCGTCACGGCTACGCCGCTGACGCGCCGTTCATCGAGAATCCACGCGACGCTCGATACCACTACTCGAAACGGTTCGGTATCGAGTCGAGCTATCGGTTGTCTGAGCAAGCGATAGCGACGACAACGACGCGAGACTCCACGGTGAGACTGCTGTACGTCGTGGTGAGTCTGCTGTTGCAGAACACGTGGCGGTATCTGCACTACGAATACGTGGCGACGCCGCGCCGAGGCGGGCGTCGCCTCTGGTGGTGGCCGTACAAGGAGTTCGTGAATATGGTTCGACGGGCAGCGTGGACGGCCCTCGCGGTGCGTCGGGCCGTCCCCGCGAACCGGCCACCAGACGACCGGTTCCACCGGTAG